From the Kitasatospora viridis genome, one window contains:
- a CDS encoding NAD-dependent epimerase/dehydratase family protein: MKVLVTGGSGFLGLEICRQLIARGSQTVSISRRPSAELANLGVRQYQVDITDTADLALLSRAAAGCEAVVHSAALAGASGPLRPYWRANVTGTLNVIAACRVQSVPALVHTSTASVVFRPGGLEGVNEDLPYPRRHLAAYTRTKAEAEALVLAAHSPKLATLALRPHIIWGPGDPHFAPALARAVRAGHLLMPGEGNNLIDTTHVRTAAHAHLLALDALQQPRQAGGRVYFIGQDDPRPLREITLRLLQAAGINARWRTVPPRLATATATVGEAYLRLTRSRRTHALSRLLVAEMLHPHHFDLTAARRDLRFEPPIGFDDGLDELTRTAPPALDNSKESPCRKPTTPSVPS; this comes from the coding sequence GTGAAGGTCCTGGTCACCGGTGGCAGCGGTTTCCTCGGGTTGGAGATCTGCCGGCAGCTGATCGCGCGCGGCTCACAGACGGTGTCCATCAGCCGCCGGCCGAGCGCCGAACTCGCAAACCTCGGCGTGCGCCAGTACCAGGTCGACATCACTGACACCGCCGATCTCGCACTGCTCTCGCGCGCGGCGGCCGGCTGCGAGGCCGTGGTCCACAGCGCGGCGCTCGCGGGTGCGAGCGGCCCGCTGCGCCCGTACTGGCGAGCCAATGTCACCGGGACGCTGAACGTGATCGCCGCCTGCCGCGTGCAAAGCGTTCCCGCGCTGGTCCACACGTCGACGGCCAGCGTCGTCTTCCGACCCGGCGGCTTGGAAGGCGTCAACGAGGACTTGCCCTACCCTCGCCGCCACCTGGCCGCCTACACCCGCACCAAAGCCGAGGCCGAGGCGCTCGTCCTGGCCGCCCACAGCCCCAAACTGGCCACCCTCGCGCTGCGCCCGCACATCATCTGGGGCCCCGGGGACCCGCACTTCGCCCCCGCCCTCGCCCGCGCCGTCCGCGCCGGGCACCTGCTGATGCCCGGCGAGGGCAACAACCTGATCGACACCACCCACGTCCGCACCGCCGCCCATGCCCACCTCCTCGCCCTGGACGCCCTCCAGCAGCCCCGCCAAGCGGGCGGCCGCGTCTACTTCATCGGCCAGGACGACCCGCGCCCCCTGCGCGAGATCACCCTGCGCCTCCTGCAGGCAGCCGGCATCAACGCCCGCTGGCGCACCGTGCCGCCGCGCCTGGCAACAGCTACCGCAACCGTCGGCGAGGCGTACCTGCGCCTGACCCGCAGTCGTCGCACCCACGCCCTGAGCCGGCTCTTGGTCGCCGAAATGCTGCACCCTCACCATTTCGACCTCACCGCGGCCCGCCGCGACCTGCGGTTCGAGCCGCCGATCGGGTTCGACGACGGTCTGGACGAGCTGACCCGAACCGCACCGCCCGCCCTGGACAACAGCAAGGAATCACCGTGTCGGAAACCTACGACGCCATCCGTTCCCTCCTGA
- a CDS encoding acyl carrier protein yields the protein MSETYDAIRSLLTTAFRVPENEIHPQATLERLELDSLALAEFVLLLHERCGVKIDKEYAARTTTVAEVADHIDALRAGAVTSP from the coding sequence GTGTCGGAAACCTACGACGCCATCCGTTCCCTCCTGACCACCGCCTTCCGCGTACCGGAGAACGAGATCCACCCCCAGGCGACCCTGGAGCGGCTGGAGCTGGACTCCCTGGCCCTCGCGGAGTTCGTGCTCCTCCTGCACGAACGCTGCGGCGTGAAGATCGACAAGGAGTACGCCGCCCGCACCACCACCGTCGCCGAGGTCGCTGACCACATCGACGCCCTGCGCGCAGGAGCGGTGACGTCGCCATGA
- a CDS encoding beta-ketoacyl-[acyl-carrier-protein] synthase family protein: MTAPVAITGLGLLTPAGEGVDATWNAVCAGVSTAGPDPALTGLPVDFSCRLPLSQDALDQRVGRTAWRMARYAKFAVLAAREAVRDAGLDPRAWNGDRVAVVIGCGLGGATEREEQGRRLEELGADMVSALTIPLIIPNMAAGEVSIDLKAHGPSMAPATACASGATAITVARDLLLTGQCDVALAGAAEAPISRLTTTGFWRMGALSQRTNTVTGASRPFAADRDGFVLGEGAAVLVLERTEDAAARGIRPRALLVGCGSASDAYHPTAPAQDANGAEKALRAALTEARLAPHDVDHVNAHGTSTPLGDAGEAALIARVLPHRPSVTAPKGVLGHSCGAAGAIEAALTVLTLQHRRIPPIANLTAPAPEFDIDCVTKQPRDQQVETAVSHSFGFGGHNVVLALSRAS, from the coding sequence ATGACAGCACCCGTGGCAATCACCGGGCTCGGCCTGCTCACCCCAGCGGGAGAAGGCGTCGATGCCACCTGGAACGCGGTCTGCGCCGGTGTGAGCACTGCGGGACCCGACCCAGCGCTCACCGGCCTGCCCGTCGACTTCTCCTGCCGCCTCCCCCTCTCGCAGGACGCCCTCGACCAGCGCGTCGGACGCACCGCCTGGCGCATGGCGCGGTACGCGAAGTTCGCGGTGCTCGCCGCACGCGAGGCCGTACGCGACGCCGGCCTCGATCCGCGAGCATGGAACGGCGACCGGGTCGCCGTCGTCATCGGCTGCGGGCTCGGAGGAGCCACGGAGCGGGAAGAACAGGGCAGACGTCTGGAGGAACTGGGCGCTGACATGGTCTCCGCCCTCACCATTCCGCTGATCATCCCGAACATGGCCGCCGGCGAGGTCTCCATCGATCTCAAGGCCCACGGGCCCAGCATGGCCCCGGCTACCGCCTGTGCCTCTGGCGCCACCGCCATCACCGTAGCCCGTGACCTACTGCTCACCGGCCAATGCGATGTCGCGCTTGCAGGAGCCGCAGAAGCGCCCATCAGCCGGCTGACGACCACCGGTTTCTGGCGCATGGGCGCTCTCTCCCAGCGCACCAACACGGTCACCGGAGCATCCCGGCCCTTCGCCGCCGACCGCGACGGCTTCGTCTTGGGCGAAGGCGCTGCCGTCCTCGTCCTGGAACGCACCGAAGACGCCGCCGCGCGCGGCATCCGCCCGCGCGCTCTGCTCGTGGGCTGCGGCAGCGCCTCGGACGCCTACCACCCCACGGCACCGGCGCAGGACGCCAACGGCGCTGAGAAAGCACTGCGCGCCGCCCTGACAGAGGCGCGACTGGCCCCGCACGATGTCGACCACGTCAACGCGCACGGCACCTCTACCCCGCTCGGGGACGCCGGCGAAGCAGCCCTGATCGCCCGCGTGCTGCCGCACCGCCCCAGCGTCACCGCGCCCAAGGGCGTCCTGGGGCACAGCTGCGGGGCGGCCGGCGCCATCGAGGCGGCCCTCACCGTGCTCACCCTCCAGCACCGCCGCATCCCGCCGATCGCCAACCTGACCGCCCCCGCGCCCGAGTTCGACATCGACTGCGTCACCAAACAACCGCGCGATCAGCAGGTGGAGACGGCCGTCAGCCACTCCTTCGGCTTCGGTGGCCACAACGTCGTCCTCGCCCTGTCAAGAGCTTCCTGA